TATCAGGAAGCCGGCTTTTTGCTGCAGCAGCAGTACGACTGGGGAAAAGGGGATACGGTCCATGTAAATGATACCACCCAATATTATAAGTTTGATCCGGTATTCCGGGTACAGTATACTTTCAAGTATAACCAGAATACCTACGAATTTATTGATAATCAACCAGATGAAACCTTCTACACCCAGAAGTACGGGTTTGCGTATATCCCTGATACTTCCGTGTTTGCCAAACATAAGTGGCGGAACATCTCCAATGATATCTCCCTGGTCCAATTCCCGGTAAGAGGTAATCTGGCGCATTTTATCAACCTGGGAGCACGCTTTGAAAATATTTCCGGCACCTTCCTCGACGCAGATATCAGTTTCAGCAACCTGGTCCTGCATGGAGAATACCGCAATAAAACCAGGAACCAGAAGTGGGACTTCTCTGCCAAAGGTGAATTTTATGCACTCGGACAGAATATAGGCGACTATAATGCCAGTGCCATGCTGAGCAGATACCTGAATGAAACACTGGGCAATATCCGGTTTGCCTTTAAGAATGTGAATGCCGAACCATCTTATGTGTATAAATACTTTAACAGTAACCGGGACACCTGGTATAATGATAATCTGAAAAAGGAAAATACAATCCAGCTGCAGTTTGCTGCGGATAACACCAAACTGAAATATAATCTGGCGGTCAACTATTTCATCTTCACCAACTATACTTATTTCAAAGACGCCTATCACAGCGATCAGTTTACCTCCCTGTTTAATATGCTGCAAATAGTATTCAGCAAACAGTTTACCGTGGGCCGGTTCAACTGGTATGCCGACCTCGCGTTTCAGCAGTTACATGGTACGGCACCCATTAATCTGCCTACCATCTGGACGCGGCACAGATTTGCATATGAAAATAAACTGTTTAACAACCTGAACCTGATGACCGGGATAGAGGCGAAATATAACACTTCCTATTATGCGGATGATTACTCCCCTTTGACCGGGCAGTTCTTTTATCAGCAACAAAATAAGATCAGCCTGGCTTATCCGGATCTGGCAGCATTCCTCAATTTCCGGATCAAATCACTCACTGCCTATATCCGGGCGGAGAACCTGAATACCTTTTTCGGGAAAAATAATTTTGCAGCCAATCTGTATCCTTACAACGACTTTATGTTCAGGGTGGGGCTGCGGTGGTGGTTTGTAAACTAGCTGTTAGCTATTAGCCGTTGGCTTTTAGCTATTATGTTATGTTGGTAAAACCAGCTATTAGCTTATGGCTGTTAACCTTTAGCCTTTGCTCTTGTGTTATGTTAGTAGATATTTAATATAATGCCATTAGCAATGTAGGTGCTAACAGCTAATAGCCAACAGCTAAAAGCTACCTCTATTGCTTTTCCATAAAATGGTAGTAAATTTGCATAAGTATTAATCATGAAGAAGTTCGCCGTCATATTAATTGCCGTACTGTATACCGCTATTACCAGCGGTTTTACAGTAAACCTGCATTATTGCATGGGCAAGCTGGCGTCTATTGATATGCTGCAAACCCCTTCTGATGCATGTAATAAGTGCGGAAAAACGGATAAAGGAAGCGATTGCTGCAAAAACGAGCTGAAATACTGCAAGGTCACCGAAGTACACCAGGCCGCCAAAACGCTGCATCAGGATGCCCCACTGGCTATTGACCTGCAATTGCCGGTGAATAGCCTTCCTGTACCTGCGGTATCTTTTACCCCTGCATTTGCAGCTTATGATCACCATGCCCCGCCTGATGGGGAAACTATCCCCCTTTTCCTGCGTAACTGCACCTTTTTGATCTGATGTACCCCATTGAATGGCAAGGTGAAGCCTTTCACCCATTGCGCTGATGCCCGTTTCCGGGTACTTTCTCTTTAATTATTATTTATTTACGTAATTCAATCAGATCATGAAAACGTTCGCTATCATATTAATGTCAATAGGTATATCATTCAGTGCCCAGGCACAGTATAAAAAAGCATCTTTACAGGCAGCAGGCCTTACTTGCGCGATGTGTTCCCAGGCTACTTACAAAGCCCTGAAAACCCTCCCTTTTGTGGATAAAATTGATACAGACCTGAACAACACCACCTTTGTACTGACTTTCAAGCCGGCAGCTGCTATCAGCATCGATGAAATGAAGGCCAAAGTGGAGGATGCAGGATTTTCTGTAGCCAAACTGGTATTAACCGCAGATTTTGACCAGGTAAAAGTGGAAAATGATGCGCATATCACCTATGCAGGCAATACCCTGCATTTCGTAAATGTGAAGGACCAGGTGTTACAGGGGGAAAAGGAAATTACCGTGATCGACAAGGATTTTGTTTCTGCCAAACAGTTTAAAAAATTCAGTACACAAACCACCATGCCTTGTTATAAAACCGGGGTGATGGGAGATTGTTGCAAAACTTCCGGCAAAACAAACGCACAGCGTATCTGGCACGTAACTATTTAAGCAGTGACACCATAAAATGTATGGCATCCGGTGTGGTATAACAGTATTGCCACACCGGATCCTGTGAACGGTGTAATCCTTATTTTCCAACCATTTGTAACAGCTTAAATGAAAAAATTTATTATCATATTAATAAGCAGCCTTTGTATAGGGGGCTATGCTTTTTCGCAGGAATTGTATGTATCTACGGAGCCAGCCAGCAATATGCCGGCCAATTCATTCGGGATCCGGTTTACCGACAAGGTATTTAAAATGGAGCATGATGGCCGTACCGGTATGCGTTTTGAACCGGAACTGATGTTTGGGATCAATAAAAAGCTGATGGTGCACGTCATTGGGTATGCTTCCAATATGATGCAATCTTCCATAAGAGCAGAAGGTGGTAGCATTTATGCTAAATACCGCTTTTTATCAAATGATGAGCTGCATTCTCATTTCCGTATGGCCGCTTATGTAAAAGGATCTGTGATTGACAACCCTTTTTATCCGAAGATGGAAGGGCATGGATTTACAAAACCTTATAATAACGCAGAACAGGACCTGGAAGGTAACACTTCTGGCTTTACAGGAGGGGTCGTGGCCACGCAATTAATCCATAAACTGGCCTTGTCCGGTATTGTGGGATATAACCGTTATATGAACAACGTAAAAGATAACCTTCCGGATAATATTTCCCGTAATGCAGTAAATTATAGTTTGTCGGCCGGTTATTTGTTGTTGCCGGTAAAGTATAAGAGCTATGAGCAAACTAATGTAAACCTGTATGTTGAGTTGCTGGGAAAATCAAATACAGATGCCGTGAGCAGGAACTATTACGTAGATATTGCACCGGCCATACAATTCATTTTCAATAGCACCACCCGGCTGGATTTTGCTTATCGTACCCAACTGGCAGGGGATATGCCGAGGAATGTTTTTAATACTTTCCTGGTAAGATTTGAACATAATATCTTCAATATAAAAAAGTAGCCTTTATGCAGACTTCGGTTTTACACGTTAAAAATATGGTTTGCCCCCGGTGTTTAAAAGTAGTAAGGACTGTGCTGGAAGATCTGGGATATAACATTACAGATATTCAGTTAGGAAAGGTAACGGTGAAAGGAGAGGTGAATGATGCGCAGCTGCAGGCCGTCAATGATGCCTTGCAGCCGGAAGGTTTTTCATTGATGGATGATCGTAAACAGCAGCTGGTAGAAGCCATTAAAAACATTGTTGTAGCCACCGTGCATTATAGCGCACTGGATGAGATGAAGGAGAATTTCTCTACCCTGTTGTCCTCAAAATTATTGAAGGATTATCATTACCTGAGTAATCTGTTTTCCGAAATGGAAGATACCACGATAGAACAATATATTATTCAGCAAAAAATAGAAAGAGTAAAAGAGCTGCTGGCATATGATGAGTTAACCCTCAGTGAAATAGCTTATAAGCTGGGGTATAGCAGTGTAGCGCATTTATCCGGACAATTTAAAAAAGTAACCGGGCTTACCCCCAGCAAGTTCAAGCAATTGAAGGGACCGGACAGGAAACCGTTGGACGCTTTGTAAACCGGGAAATGTTGTAACATACTTCTATAATTGTGTAATGCCTTGGGGCAGGAGGCAAAGTACCTTTGTAGCATACTAACAGAAAAGAACGTAATACATCAAGATTATGAAAAAAGTACTAGTGGGAATATTACGGTTTATTCAGTCATTATTTGTTAAGAAGAACTGTTGTAAATAATAGTAGTTATGAAGTATGTTACAAAGCTCCTTGCCGGTGCTATAATAGCCTCGTTGGGTTTTTCTGCCGTACAGGCACAGCATGAGCATCATATGTCAAAGGATACTGCCGGTACGGTAGAAAAGGCGGATAAGATGAAACAGGATACGATGCCTATGCCCCCCGGGCATCACCATATGGAGGGCATGGATATGGACATGGATGTGAACATGACCCATGCTTATTCCCGCAACTTACCAATGAGTCGTAATGGATCAGGTACCAGCTGGATGCCGGACGAAAGTCCTATGTACATGTATATGGCCAATGCCGGAAAAACCAGCTTTATGATGCATGGCAATGTTTTTCTGCGCTACAACTCCCAGGATGTTACCAATAAAGGCACACGGGGAGGAAGTAAATGGGATGCCCCTAACTGGTTCATGGGGATGATGAATACCCCGGTAGGTAAGCGTGGTTTGTTCAATGCTACCTTAATGTTAAGTTTTGATCAGCTGGTAATGGGCAATGGGGGGTATCCGCTTTTATTTCAATCCGGAGAAACCTGGAATAATAAACCACTGGTAGACCGCCAACATCCGCACGACTTGTTTGCTGCATTGAGCGTTGGCTATACATATATGATCAATAAGGACATAGATGTATTTGCTTACCTGGGATATCCCGGCGAGCCTGCTATCAGTGCGCCTGCATTTATGCACCGGGTATCTGCTATGAATAACCCGGATGCACCTTTAGGACACCACTGGCAGGATGCTACACATATCACTTTTGGTGTGGGAACATTGGGATTCCGGTACAAACAGCTGAAAGCGGAGTTTTCCAGCTTTACAGGAAGAGAGCCGGATGAGAACCGTTATGATTTTGACAAGCCGCTGTTTGATAGTTATGCCTACCGTTTAAGTTATAATCCTTCCAAACAATGGGCATTGCAGGTGTCGCAGGGATTTGTGCATAGCCCGGAAGCCCTGGAGCCGGATGAAAATATTGTAAGAACCACGGCTTCTGCCATGCATACCAAATTGTTACGTGCCCCGAACAGCTTTATTGCTTCTACCGCCGTATGGGGATTAAACAGTAAAGGACACGGACATAAAGAACATGCTTTTTTACTGGAAAGTAATCTGCAGCTGAATAAAAATACCATTTATGGCCGTTATGAATTTGTGGAAAAGTCAACGCATGAATTGCAGCTGGAAAACACTTTTGGCGAAACGAAATTTAATGTACATACGTTTACGTTAGGATATAACCGTGCGGTACTTACCCGTTTCAAAACCACTTTATCTGCCGGTGTGCAGGGAAGCCTTTATGCAGCCGATAAAGCATTGAACCCGATTTATGGCAAAAACCCGCTGAGTGCAGAGGTATACCTGCGGATCAGCCCCGCCTGGCACCGTTAAAAAATTTCAGCACAGTATTTGCAATTACTTACCTTTAAAGAAGTGATTAATTGCAAATGAAGCATCAAATTATTGTAAGTAACTTGTTAAGCGGGCTGGTAGTGTTGTGTTTGTTTGCCTGTGGTCATAAAAAGAGTGCCCCAAAGCAAAAAGTGATTGTCGAGAATATCCGGGACCTGGATGAAGTAGTCAAAGAAAATATTGGAGAACGGTTGTCATTTATTGCGGACAACGGCGGCCTGATGGAGGATAGTGTTCCTGTACTCAGGCTGTCTGCTTTACAGCATTTTTATCAGCAGGGCGGTCAGATGGCCCAGTGGAGTGCGAAGGGAGTGCCTGCCGAAGGTGTTAATGCTATGCTCACCGAGATCCGGGAAGCTATCCAGGTAGGGTTGTTGCCGGATAAGTACCATGCTAAAATGCTGACGGAAGCCCTGCAGCAGGTGCAATCCGACCCCGGTGCACAAAAGGATGCCGCATTATGGGCCCGGGTGGATGTAATGATGTCTGATGCCTTCATGAAAATGGCCACTCATCTTCATTACGGAATCGCTGCCCGGGATAGTATTACCCTGCGTAAAGATTCATTGTATTCGGATACGGTGCTGGTGACTATGTTGCAGCATGCGCTGAAAGAAAAGGATATCTCCGGTGCACTACATGCCCTGGAGCCTGTACATGCCGGATACCTGGCCCTGAAAGAAGGTGTGGCTGCCTTTAAGGAAAAATATGATGGCCATACCTGGGATACCCTGCCACTGAATTATACAGATACTACTGCTTTTAAAGTATTGCTGACCAACCGTCTGGTACAGGGGGGATATGTAGATACTGCAGGTCTTGAAAAAGATGCCGATGGGTTACTAACGGATACGACCCTACTTAAAAAAGGCGTTAAAAAATTTCAGCAGGAGTTTAATATTTATGCGGATGGTATTGCCGGTAAGCGGACGGTAGCCGCACTCAACAGACCGGCAGCAGACTGGCTTATACAGGCAGCAGTGAACATGGAGCGCTGGCGTAAACTGCCGGATAGTATGCCGCGCCAGTATATTATGGTCAATATACCCGGTTATACCATGCAGGTAATAGACAGTGGGGAAGTAAAGATCGCATCCAGGGTAATTGTGGGTACCCCGCGAAACAGAACGCCGGTGCTGAATTCTGTGATGACAAATTTTATCCTGTACCCTTACTGGCGGGTGCCTTACAGCATTGTATTTAAAGAAATGCTGCCTGCCATTAAAAAAGACGTAGGCTACCTGGCACAAAAGAACCTGGAAGTAATAGACCACCATGGCAATGTGGTAGATCCTTATACCATTGACTGGACCAAACTGGGGAAAGGACATTTCCCTTATGTGCTAAGACAGATGGATGGCCTTGATAATTCTCTGGGGATCATGAAATTTAACTTTCAGAATAAATACAGTGTATATCTGCATGATACCAATAACAGGGGCTTATTTAAAAACAGCTTCCGGGCGATGAGCCATGGATGTGTAAGGGTGCAGCAGTGGGATAGTCTTGCAATGTATCTGGTAAGAGAAGACACCGTGCGTCATCCACGCGACAGCATCAAAGCATGGATCAGCAGAGAAGAGAAAAAGCAGGTAAACCTGGCCCGCAGGATTCCGATTTATTTGCGCTATTTCACCGCAGAAGGAAAAGAGGGTACGCTACTATTCCACGATGATATTTACGGAGAAGACAAGATACTGAGAAAGCAGATGGGGTATTAGGAAAATGGCAATAGATGAATTCCCGGAACTGGTGTACAGTTCCGGGAATTTGCATTAATAGCCAGGGTTCTGTACCAGTTTGTTATTCCGGTTCATTTCACTTTGCGGAATGGGCAATAACCACTTATTATTATTCAGGTTGTAGTTGATGGGGGTGCTGCCACCATCACAGGTAAGGATGGTTTCATGCAGGTTGTTCATTACCTGATTCAGTTGATTGGCGCGTATCAGATCTGTCCAGCGTTGTCCTTCAAAAGCCAGTTCCAATCGTCTTTCCTTTAATATCGCCATGCGCAGCGCTTCTTTGGTAGTAGCAGTGATAGGCTCCAGCCCTACCCGGTGGCGGATTGTTTTAACGATTTCTTTGGCAGGTTCCGGCTGATCCAGTTCATTCAGCGCTTCTGCTTTTAAAAGCAGGATATCTCCCAACCGGAAGAGATAGAGATTATCTCCGCTGCTCCAGCCATTAGCATTTTTCCATTTGTAGAGGAATGGAATAGGCCCTGCAGCTGGGCAAGGTTTCCAATGTTCATCAGACCATTCTGCATCTTCAAAAAGTATATTGGCAGCTTTACGAATGGCATCACCTTCATCATCATATGCTTTTACCAGGTCTTTGGAAGGCGTACCATATTTCCGCCAGGAATCTCCCGTAAGAGAAGGGGGGAGGTATAATTGAGGGCCCCAGTTGCTTTGCGGCGTATTGGCGATGAATTGTGTGAGCAAAATACTTTCGTTGTTATCGTAATGTTGCCCATCAAACAACTCAGGGTAAGAGGGATGCAGTTGGTAACCAGCAGGACTGTTGATTACCGCATCACAATATTGCAGCACTTTGTTGTAATCCCTGTCTGCCTTTTGCGCATATACTTTTGCCATCAAAGCGTTGGCAGCTCCTTTGGTGGCTTTGGAAATGCTCAGGGAATGAGATTCGTAGCTGTCGGGCAATTTTGTAAGGGCATCTTCCAGATCAGCAATCACGGCATCATAGATTTCTTTTTCAGTAGCACGTGCCACATTGGAGCTGGCAGGATCTACGGAGCCGAAGCTGGTAATCAGGGGTACGCCTCCGTATTGTTTTACCAGTTCCGAATAAAACAAGGCCCGCAGAAACTTGGCTTCTCCGATAATCTGTTCCCGGCGGCCGCCCTGGTCTAGTTTAGGATCATTGATTTCAGGTATTTTGGCCAGCACCAGGTTAGCCCGCGCTACCCCAAGAAATAATTGTTGCCAGCTGTAGAAAATACGGATGTTGAGGGTAGATACATTTACTGCATCATACTGGTTTACTTCCGCAGCATCTCCACCGGAATAAGCATTATCACTGCGGATATCGCCGAGCAGCACATTGTCCCAGATAAAATACTCCGTGTATAGTACGCTGTAGGCACCCACAAGGGCCGCTTCTATATCGTCTTTGGTATTATAAGCATTACCGGTGGTGGCACTGGATTCCGGTTTCAGGTCCAGGAATTTATTACAGGAACTCAGCAATGATATACTGATAGTGCCACTTAATATGTATAATAATATCTTACGCATAGTCATGTTTTGAATGAGGTGGATCACAAGGAAATATTAAGCCCAAAAATGAATTCCCTTACCTGCGGGTAAGTGTCATAGTCGATGCCCATTGCACCATTCTGTCCGCCGTAAGCACTTACTTCCGGATCGTAGCCGGAGTACTTTTTAAAGGTGTACAGGTTTTCTGCGGTGATATACAGGTTCACTTTTTTGAGGCGGGCACGTTGCAGGAGGCTGGCCGGCAGGTTATAACTCAGGCTCAGTGATTTTACACGCAGGTAAGATCCTTTTTCCACAAAGCGGGTAGAGATAAAAGAATTGGTTACATCATCCGCTGTTGCTTTCGGGATATCTGTTATCTGCCCGCTGGTTTTCCAGCGCCGTAATACGGCGGTAGACTGATTCCTGTAATCAATCATACCCTCTGTTTCTACGCGTGTACCATTGAAAATATCATTGCCCTGTACGCCCTGTACAAACAGGCTTAAGCTCCATCCTTTCCAGTTTACTTCATTCGTAATACCATAGGAGAACTTAGGATTGGCATTACCGATGACGGTTTTATCGCTGTTGTCAATTTCACCATTACCATCCAGGTCTTTGTAAGTCATCATACCTGTTTTAGGATCCACACCGGTAGCAATGTATCCCCAGAAAGTACCTAATGGATATCCTTCTTTGATAATGCTGGTTTCTTCCCTTTGCGGGATACTGCCTACCATCAGGGTTTGTTCACCTATGCTGATCACCTTGTTACGATTGATGGAGAAGTTGACATTGGTATTCCACTTAAAGGCATGCACCAGGTTTTTAGAAGAGAGGGTAAGCTCCACGCCTTTATTTTCCAGTGATCCGATATTTTGCAAGGCACTGGCAAAGCCTGTGGAGGTAGCCACCGGTTTATCAAACAGTAAGTCCCTGGTTTCTTTTTTGTAGGCATCCACAGAAAAGTTAAGGCGGGATTGCAGTACTGCAAGATCTATCCCTATATTTTGCTGGGTAGTACTTTCCCAGCGCAGCCTGGCGTTTTCAGGCGTGGCAGGTGCAGTACCGGATTGCACCACACCTCCCTGCACATAGTTAAATCCTGTGCTCACCTGTCCATACCAGGAGTATTCAGGGATATGGTCATTACCTACTTTTCCCCAACCAAAACGCAGTTTCAGGTCATTGATAGCGGCAACATCTTTAAGAAAGTTTTCCTGCGAAATACGCCATCCGGCAGAAAAGGATGGGAAATATCCCCAGCGGTTATCAGGTCCGAACACGGAAGAGGCATCTGCCCGGAAATTGGCTGTCAGCAGGTATTTGTCGGCATAAGCATAGTTGATCCTGCTGATGAATGCCTGGTTGGCTCTTGCGCTGCGGCTACCGGTAGCTGAGTTAATAACAGAGCCGCCATTTACGGTAGGTACGCTGATACCGGAAAAGTTTTTTGTTTCAATAGCAGAGGCTTCTGCTTTTGTTTTAGAAAAGCTGACACCGGCAAGTGCATCCAGGTGATGTTTACCAAAGGCGGTAGCATAGTTTAAAGTGTTTTCGGACAACCAATATTCATGGTCATTGATGTTCAGATCTGCCAGTCCTTTGTTTACCCTTCCCCAGTCTGTTTTAAAAGGGTCCAGGAAATAATTGTATTTGCTGTTGGAGAAATCAAATCCAAACATGCTTTTGAAGTAGAGAGCAGAAGTGATGTTGGCAATGCCATATACATTTCCGAAGAACCGGGAATTGGTATAGCCATTGGTAGCGCCATCGGTGTAGGCCACCGGATTGTTGAATGACATCCTCAGCGGATTGGCGGTGAAAGTACCATCAGGATTATAGATGCCAATGATGGGAGGGGTGGTAAGCACACTCATGATTACACCACCATGCCCGGAGCCCCTGTTGTCATCGATATTGCGGTCAAACCAACGGGAGTAGGAGAGATTGGTCCCTACTTTTAAAAAGTTGTTTACTTTTTGTTCCAGGTTTACTTTCAGGTTATACCTGTTTACGGAGTTGGTGCGTACCACGCCATCCTGTTTCATCCATCCTCCGGATAAGTAGTAGGTAGTACCTTCATTGCCTCCGCTCATGCTCAGCTGGTAATTCTGCGCATAGGCAGTTCTGAATACTTCCCGGTGCCAGTCGGTATTTTCGGTATACTTGCTCCAATCGGCCACCTGTCCCAGTTCAGTCATCAGTTCTATATACTGGCTTCTGTTGAGCACATCCAGTTTATTGGCCACCCTGGACATGCCACCATATATATTCAGGGAAATCTGCGGCTCATGTTTTTTACCTTTTTTGGTAGTGATAAGCACTACTCCGTTGGCGCCGGAAGCACCGTAAATAGCGGCAGAAGACGCATCTTTCAGGATAGTGATGGTTTCTATATCGTTAGGGTTGAGGTCGAAAGTAGTAGCACTGGGTACGCCGTCCACCACATAGAGCGGTTCACTGTCGGCCGTAATGGAAGTGGTACCGCGTATGTGAATAGAAACGCCTGCCTGGGGTTTACCGGAGAGGCGTACTACTTCTACTCCTGCGGCCTTACCTTCGAGGGAATAGCCGAAATTGGTACCGGGTCTGTTTTCCAGGTCTTTGGAGGTAACCACGCTTACGGCACCTGTCACATCTTTTTTACGCTGGGAGCCGTAACCCATTACAACCACATCATGCAGATTGCTCACGGATGGTTCCAGGGAGATGATCAGGTGGGAGGGCCGGTTGTTGTCCACCGTTACCTGTTGCCCGGCAGCTTTATATCCAAGATGGGTAACCACCAGGCTATATACTCCCGCTGCCAGGTTTTCCAGCCGGAAGGCTCCTTTTGCATTTGTTTTGGTAGCGATAGCGCTGCCTGTGATGGCCACGCTGGCTCCCTCCAGGGGGATGCCTGTATTATCCGTGACAATGCCGGTAATTACTCCGGCAGCCTGGTCACTACCAGCATCAAGCCGGTTCAGTTCCAACAGGCTTAGTTCCTGTGCATCTTTATGAAAAAGCACAATGGTCTGGCCCA
The Chitinophaga sp. H8 DNA segment above includes these coding regions:
- a CDS encoding putative porin yields the protein MAQFNTGGRFGNMGGGGGGSSKMQRDTTKHEHEVDTLTLTYQYLGEPTLFKLDSSVNKFDLNYLRVPASYVFLGNNGNAARNIIFTPRMQAGFDAGFHSYDVYGYSHENARFYRTTKPYSELHYMIGSKQEQLIQVSHTQNRGENFNFSFDYRKVNSPGYYRTQNTNHDTYRVTANYQSQNKRYHLYLSYFLNKLNGGENGGIRSDTFLNKDRYKERRTIDVNLGNNEAPTQGFFGTSIPVKSAYQEAGFLLQQQYDWGKGDTVHVNDTTQYYKFDPVFRVQYTFKYNQNTYEFIDNQPDETFYTQKYGFAYIPDTSVFAKHKWRNISNDISLVQFPVRGNLAHFINLGARFENISGTFLDADISFSNLVLHGEYRNKTRNQKWDFSAKGEFYALGQNIGDYNASAMLSRYLNETLGNIRFAFKNVNAEPSYVYKYFNSNRDTWYNDNLKKENTIQLQFAADNTKLKYNLAVNYFIFTNYTYFKDAYHSDQFTSLFNMLQIVFSKQFTVGRFNWYADLAFQQLHGTAPINLPTIWTRHRFAYENKLFNNLNLMTGIEAKYNTSYYADDYSPLTGQFFYQQQNKISLAYPDLAAFLNFRIKSLTAYIRAENLNTFFGKNNFAANLYPYNDFMFRVGLRWWFVN
- a CDS encoding HYC_CC_PP family protein → MKKFAVILIAVLYTAITSGFTVNLHYCMGKLASIDMLQTPSDACNKCGKTDKGSDCCKNELKYCKVTEVHQAAKTLHQDAPLAIDLQLPVNSLPVPAVSFTPAFAAYDHHAPPDGETIPLFLRNCTFLI
- a CDS encoding heavy-metal-associated domain-containing protein, which codes for MKTFAIILMSIGISFSAQAQYKKASLQAAGLTCAMCSQATYKALKTLPFVDKIDTDLNNTTFVLTFKPAAAISIDEMKAKVEDAGFSVAKLVLTADFDQVKVENDAHITYAGNTLHFVNVKDQVLQGEKEITVIDKDFVSAKQFKKFSTQTTMPCYKTGVMGDCCKTSGKTNAQRIWHVTI
- a CDS encoding AraC family transcriptional regulator, translated to MQTSVLHVKNMVCPRCLKVVRTVLEDLGYNITDIQLGKVTVKGEVNDAQLQAVNDALQPEGFSLMDDRKQQLVEAIKNIVVATVHYSALDEMKENFSTLLSSKLLKDYHYLSNLFSEMEDTTIEQYIIQQKIERVKELLAYDELTLSEIAYKLGYSSVAHLSGQFKKVTGLTPSKFKQLKGPDRKPLDAL
- a CDS encoding L,D-transpeptidase family protein, which gives rise to MKHQIIVSNLLSGLVVLCLFACGHKKSAPKQKVIVENIRDLDEVVKENIGERLSFIADNGGLMEDSVPVLRLSALQHFYQQGGQMAQWSAKGVPAEGVNAMLTEIREAIQVGLLPDKYHAKMLTEALQQVQSDPGAQKDAALWARVDVMMSDAFMKMATHLHYGIAARDSITLRKDSLYSDTVLVTMLQHALKEKDISGALHALEPVHAGYLALKEGVAAFKEKYDGHTWDTLPLNYTDTTAFKVLLTNRLVQGGYVDTAGLEKDADGLLTDTTLLKKGVKKFQQEFNIYADGIAGKRTVAALNRPAADWLIQAAVNMERWRKLPDSMPRQYIMVNIPGYTMQVIDSGEVKIASRVIVGTPRNRTPVLNSVMTNFILYPYWRVPYSIVFKEMLPAIKKDVGYLAQKNLEVIDHHGNVVDPYTIDWTKLGKGHFPYVLRQMDGLDNSLGIMKFNFQNKYSVYLHDTNNRGLFKNSFRAMSHGCVRVQQWDSLAMYLVREDTVRHPRDSIKAWISREEKKQVNLARRIPIYLRYFTAEGKEGTLLFHDDIYGEDKILRKQMGY
- a CDS encoding RagB/SusD family nutrient uptake outer membrane protein, with amino-acid sequence MRKILLYILSGTISISLLSSCNKFLDLKPESSATTGNAYNTKDDIEAALVGAYSVLYTEYFIWDNVLLGDIRSDNAYSGGDAAEVNQYDAVNVSTLNIRIFYSWQQLFLGVARANLVLAKIPEINDPKLDQGGRREQIIGEAKFLRALFYSELVKQYGGVPLITSFGSVDPASSNVARATEKEIYDAVIADLEDALTKLPDSYESHSLSISKATKGAANALMAKVYAQKADRDYNKVLQYCDAVINSPAGYQLHPSYPELFDGQHYDNNESILLTQFIANTPQSNWGPQLYLPPSLTGDSWRKYGTPSKDLVKAYDDEGDAIRKAANILFEDAEWSDEHWKPCPAAGPIPFLYKWKNANGWSSGDNLYLFRLGDILLLKAEALNELDQPEPAKEIVKTIRHRVGLEPITATTKEALRMAILKERRLELAFEGQRWTDLIRANQLNQVMNNLHETILTCDGGSTPINYNLNNNKWLLPIPQSEMNRNNKLVQNPGY
- a CDS encoding SusC/RagA family TonB-linked outer membrane protein; translation: MQKTRLFATGKVWPLHAFLSANSRFIMRVSASFLVFILTALLLKAETGGAQNMYEKKVTLECHSEPLKSALAKLERASSFKVAYVIDEVEKYNNVTLEKGTRTVSNTLDLLLQHTALVAKQVGQTIVLFHKDAQELSLLELNRLDAGSDQAAGVITGIVTDNTGIPLEGASVAITGSAIATKTNAKGAFRLENLAAGVYSLVVTHLGYKAAGQQVTVDNNRPSHLIISLEPSVSNLHDVVVMGYGSQRKKDVTGAVSVVTSKDLENRPGTNFGYSLEGKAAGVEVVRLSGKPQAGVSIHIRGTTSITADSEPLYVVDGVPSATTFDLNPNDIETITILKDASSAAIYGASGANGVVLITTKKGKKHEPQISLNIYGGMSRVANKLDVLNRSQYIELMTELGQVADWSKYTENTDWHREVFRTAYAQNYQLSMSGGNEGTTYYLSGGWMKQDGVVRTNSVNRYNLKVNLEQKVNNFLKVGTNLSYSRWFDRNIDDNRGSGHGGVIMSVLTTPPIIGIYNPDGTFTANPLRMSFNNPVAYTDGATNGYTNSRFFGNVYGIANITSALYFKSMFGFDFSNSKYNYFLDPFKTDWGRVNKGLADLNINDHEYWLSENTLNYATAFGKHHLDALAGVSFSKTKAEASAIETKNFSGISVPTVNGGSVINSATGSRSARANQAFISRINYAYADKYLLTANFRADASSVFGPDNRWGYFPSFSAGWRISQENFLKDVAAINDLKLRFGWGKVGNDHIPEYSWYGQVSTGFNYVQGGVVQSGTAPATPENARLRWESTTQQNIGIDLAVLQSRLNFSVDAYKKETRDLLFDKPVATSTGFASALQNIGSLENKGVELTLSSKNLVHAFKWNTNVNFSINRNKVISIGEQTLMVGSIPQREETSIIKEGYPLGTFWGYIATGVDPKTGMMTYKDLDGNGEIDNSDKTVIGNANPKFSYGITNEVNWKGWSLSLFVQGVQGNDIFNGTRVETEGMIDYRNQSTAVLRRWKTSGQITDIPKATADDVTNSFISTRFVEKGSYLRVKSLSLSYNLPASLLQRARLKKVNLYITAENLYTFKKYSGYDPEVSAYGGQNGAMGIDYDTYPQVREFIFGLNISL